Genomic segment of Flavobacterium sp.:
CTGAATTTTAATAATTACCTTTTTTATAAAGTCCTAGTTTAATTCTTTAGTAACAATCTGCATCGTTTCGCGACTTACTTGTTTTAATAAAACTTCTTTATTGTTTTCAACCGTTTGTGCAGCTTCTTCAGTAAAGTGACGAATCGTATAAAGCGTTACATTTTCACTGTATTCTACTTTGAATTTTTTCGAAAGAATCGCATTTAATTCCGGGAAATTTCCAAATTTATCTTCTACACAAACAGAGAAACTAATTGCAGAGTTTTGAATCAGGTTTACTTTGATTTTGAATTCGTGGAATAAACCAAAAATCTCGCTAATGTTTTCTTCCATTATGAAAGAAAAATCAATTGAAGAAAGCGAAATCAAAAGTTGTTCTTTTTTTACAATAAAACATGGATATTGCGGTTCTAAATCAACACCTTTAGAAACACAAGTTCCTTTTAATAAAGGATTCACAAACGATTTTACGTACAACGGAATTTCTTTTTTCTGTAACGGCTGTAACGTTTTTGGGTGAATAACTGTTGCTCCGTAAAACGCCAATTCGATAGCTTCACGATAAGAAATTTGGTTTAATAAACTCGCATTTTCAAAATAACGCGGATCGGCATTCATTACTCCAGGAACATCTTTCCAAATTGTTACACTTTCGGCATTTAAGCAATAAGCAAAAATTCCCGCAGTATAGTCAGAACCTTCACGTCCTAAAGTTGTTGTAAAATTATTTTCATCAGCACCTAAAAATCCCTGAGTAATATTGAGTTGTTTTCTTGGAACATTTTTGCTGATATTTTGCTGAGTTGTTTCCCAGTCAACACCTGCATCTCTGTAATTTGCATCAGTTTTAATGAAATTACGAACATCAAGCCATTGCGTCTGAATTCCTCTGAAATTCATATAATGACTTAAAATATTAGTAGAAATCAACTCCCCAAAACTTACTACCTGATCGTAAACGAAGTTGTAGTTTGGAGATTTATTATGAGCCAAAAAGTATTCTAATTCTGAAAACTGTTCATTGACAGAAGCAAAAACAGAATGATTTTCATCTTCAAATAAATCTAATAATATTTGATTGTGATATTTTTTAATTTCCTGTACAGATGAATTTAACTCTGCCGATTTATCAAAATAATTTTTGATAACAACTTCAAGAGCATTTGTGGTTTTCCCCATTGCCGAAACGACCAAAATCACATCTTCATAACCCACTTTTTGTAAAACGTCGTATACGTTTCTAATTCCTTCAGCATCTTTTACCGATGCACCACCAAATTTAAATACTCTCATTTTTAATTTTAGATTTTTAATTTTAGATTTCAGATTAAATGAAATCTGGTATTCTTTTATGTTTTTTTTGCTGTAGATTTATTCTTTTTTCGCCACGAATTTCTACTAATTAATTCGTGCTAATTTGTGTAATTCGTGGCGAACTTGACATAGATTCTAAATCATTTTAATCCTAATAATCTGTGGCAAAAAGTTATAATTTTTCTAAGTAAGAACCAATTCCTGCTTCATCCATTTGAACAACCTGCCAGTCATCAAGAATTCTTGCGCCCGAATTCTTGTAAAAATTAACCGCCGGCGTATTCCAGGCCAAAACATTCCATTCTACTCTTCGAACGTTGTCTTTTTTTCCTTGTTTCATAATTTCAGAATACAATGCCGTTCCTAAACCGGTGCCGCGCATTTTTTCTTTTACAATTAAATCTTCAAGGTGTATTGTTTTTCCTTTCCAGGTTGAATAGCGGTAATAGTACAATGCAATTCCTACTATTTCTTTTCCGTTATCGGTTTCATTTGAATCAATCTCTGCTACAAAAACCTGAAAAAGCGGTTTTTCCCCAAATCCGTCACGCACTAAATCTTCTTCAGTAATAACAACAGCGTCAGGTTCTTTTTCGAATATTGCCAGCTCCTGTATTAATCCCAAGACCGACTTCATATCTTCAGGATTTCCTTTTCTAATATTCATTTATTCTTATTATTAATTAACTATTAGCTAAAAAAGCATTTTATTCTGTAGTACTTTTTGCCATTAATTAGCAAATATACAATTGTAGCAAACTAACGAAATAATTTTTAAATCATTCTCACAAAATAAACGATATTTGTGACTTAAAATTAAAACTACAACGATATAGTAATGGAAGAACGCAATAAAACACTGGGAGAGTTTATTATTGAGAACCAAAAAGCATTTCAATATTCGTCGGGAGAGCTTTCCCGTATTATCAACTCGATTCGATTAGCAGCCAAAGTTGTTAATCATAAAGTAAACCAAGCCGGTTTAGTAGATATTATTGGCGCCGCAGGCGAGCGTAATATTCAGGGAGAAGACCAGC
This window contains:
- a CDS encoding aspartate kinase, which encodes MRVFKFGGASVKDAEGIRNVYDVLQKVGYEDVILVVSAMGKTTNALEVVIKNYFDKSAELNSSVQEIKKYHNQILLDLFEDENHSVFASVNEQFSELEYFLAHNKSPNYNFVYDQVVSFGELISTNILSHYMNFRGIQTQWLDVRNFIKTDANYRDAGVDWETTQQNISKNVPRKQLNITQGFLGADENNFTTTLGREGSDYTAGIFAYCLNAESVTIWKDVPGVMNADPRYFENASLLNQISYREAIELAFYGATVIHPKTLQPLQKKEIPLYVKSFVNPLLKGTCVSKGVDLEPQYPCFIVKKEQLLISLSSIDFSFIMEENISEIFGLFHEFKIKVNLIQNSAISFSVCVEDKFGNFPELNAILSKKFKVEYSENVTLYTIRHFTEEAAQTVENNKEVLLKQVSRETMQIVTKELN
- a CDS encoding GNAT family N-acetyltransferase, translating into MNIRKGNPEDMKSVLGLIQELAIFEKEPDAVVITEEDLVRDGFGEKPLFQVFVAEIDSNETDNGKEIVGIALYYYRYSTWKGKTIHLEDLIVKEKMRGTGLGTALYSEIMKQGKKDNVRRVEWNVLAWNTPAVNFYKNSGARILDDWQVVQMDEAGIGSYLEKL